A stretch of DNA from Halopiger xanaduensis SH-6:
CGGAATCCGAGGCACAGTCTATAACTGTCACGCGAGACCGTCCGACGATTCCGCCTCGAGCCGCCACCTGAAACGCTCGATTTGGCGCGTGAGCGACCAGCAAAGTGACCGTTCGCTCTCGGTCAGTTCACTCCCTTTTGGACGCTATGCAGCATCTCAGCGGATGGGTGTAAATCACCGACGCACGAACAGGGGCGGTATAACGAGGTAACGGCCTGATTTCGATAACGTCGATTCCATCCCGTGTATGCGAGCAGCAATTCGACAGGATTGCCAATGAGATATAAGGGAGTCGGACGATAAATCCCGTATGAACGAGCCCGATCAAGGAAACTCCGACCGGCGAATCCAATCGCTCGAACGGGGGTTCGAGGTACTCGAGTACCTCTACCGGGAAGGGGAGACCACCGTCTCCGAGCTGGCGGCTGCGCTAGATCTATCGACGAGCACGGCTCATATCTATTTGAAAACGCTCAGTGATCTCGGCTACGTGAAAAAAGCGGCGTCGAAATACTCGCTCAGCCACCGCTTTCTTCGATTCGGTACAAAGACGCGAAAGCAGGCGGATATCTATCAAGCGGCGCTCTCAGAAGTCGATAAACTGGCCGACGAAACGAACGAAGTTTCCGCACTCGGCGTTCCGGAGCGGGGAAAACGAGTCCTGTTATACAAGTCGGAGAGTTCCGAGGCAGTATACGATAATCCGCCAGCGGGCGAGTACACGTACATGCATTGGACCGCGCTCGGAAAAGCGATACTCGGTCACTTGCCGCGCGATCGGGTCGAAGAAATAATCGATCAACACGGACTCCCCGCCAGAACCCAACAGACGATCACGGAAGAGTCCGAACTGTTTGACGAGTTAGCGACGATCAACGAAACCGGGTACGCCGTCGAAGACGAAGAGCGGTGGAACGGGATTCGGTCGGTTGCAGTGCCGATCCTCGATAACGAAACTGTCGTCGGCTCAATTTCTGTCTCAGGTCCGAAAAATAGATTCGACCGAGATCGGATCGAATCCGAATTAGTCACCGATCTTATGCAGTCAAAAAACGTAATTGAAGTCAGATTAGCGCACGAATGATCGCTTTCCACAACGCCGCTGTGATGGATTTTCTTCCCGCGTTCATCCTGAAACAGACACTCTAGATGAGTGATTTTTACTGTATAGTGGCAGTGTACTGAATAGTTGTGATTATAGGATAATTGCCAAGATAAAGTTGGAACTATTCATATTATATTTAGTTGATAATTTCATCCGGAATGGCCCTCAGTTGCTGTGAAAGCATCGCCATCCATAGTTCGATGAAGCCACACCTATCAGTCCATTACAAGCATACAAGTGTAATTTGAGATTAGAACACGTCGTCTTTCAGCGCGTCGACTTCGTCCAGTAACAGCCGGCCGGTTGCCGCAGTCGAGTCGTCGTCGACGGCCATACGGTACGTCGGGCCGCCGACGGTGAACGCACCGAGGACATCGCCATCCGGGCCCGTGACCGCCGCTCCGATTGACCGATATCCCTCGATCAGTTCTTCGTCATTAACAGCGTATCCGCGGCGTCGAATCGTCTCGAGTTCCTCGAACAGCGTCGATTCACTGGTGATCGTCTGCTCGGTCGTCGCGGGCAGTCCCCAGCGATCGAGGATCGATCGAACGTGATCTTCGGACATGGCAGCTAACATCGCCTTTCCCGAGGCGCAGTTGTGCATGTGAAACCGGTTGCCGGCTCGGAACGGGCTCGATTCCGAAACGCCGCGCGTCGACTCGCTAAGCGCGTACTCGAGCGAGTAGGCGCGGCCGTTTTCCTCCACGATGAAGTCGGCCTCGTTGCCCGTCTGCTCGGCGAGCGAGTAGACGCGTCGACGCGCCGGCGCATACAGGGGGTTCCGGTGGCGCGCGTGTTCGCCGAACGGGAGGAACTCGAGTCCGACGTGATACGCGTCGCCCTCGCGAACGAGAAAGCCCTCGTCGACCAGCGTGTGGAGGTGGTTGTGGATGGTGCTCTTGGCCAGGTCGAGGCGATCGGCCAGCTCGCTCAGCGTCGCACCGTCGGTGTCGCGAATCGCACGGACGATCGCGAACGACGTTTTCGTCGTCTTGACCGGGCGCGGCCGACTGTCAGTCATTGGTCGATCGATCGGATGCCGGCTCCATAAGCGTTCGGAATGTGTGAACAGAGTGGCTGGACAAATGTAGTACTTTATCATTATAGGATCGGGAGAAAGTGACAGACGATTACTTTGGTTACCGTCCTTCGCGAAATCGACCTCGAGTATATGAGCGTGAGAGTAACTGACAGCCGATCCGACCGCGACCGACGGATCCAACACAGCTAGATTGAAGTTCTCGTACGAAATGTGTGAACAGAGGTGCCACGAATTAGTGGGTGTGTCATGGTCCCTCCAAACATCGTAGATTCCCCATTGCATCGTCCCGAAAGGCTGTTCGCATGTTCACGTATCCCGAATGTGTCACAGCATCGTTATTCACACGGTTCAAAGGTTCGGAATACGGGACAACCGGAATGACCGCCCGAAACGACGGCGCCGAGAGACCGCTCGAATCGATCGGGTCAGGTCGAACGAAAAGCGAACGAGAACGCCGGAGGTAGCAGTGACGAGGAAAACGACCGGTTCGACCGCGGTTAGTCGTCTTTCGTCGTGACGTCCGCGGAGAGGCCCTGGGCCATCTCGATCTCCTTGGAGTTGTTCAGCGTCCAAGCGGTTCGTTCGGTGACGGCTTCGATCACTTCGCGGCCGCTCGGGTAGCCGTTGCCGGACTTGCCGACGCCGCCGAAGGGCAGGTGGACCTCCGCGCCGATACACGGCAAGTTCCCGTAGGCGAGCCCGACCTCGGCGTTGTCGCGGTAGTAGTTGATCTCGCGGTAGTTCTCGGAGATGATCGCGCCCGCCAGTCCGTATTCGGTGTCGTTGTGGATCTCGACGGCGTCCTCGATGTCGCCGGAGTATTCCATAAGGGCGACGTGGGGACCGAAGACCTCCTCCTGTGTACAGCGGAGGTCGGCCTCGTGATCGGCCTCGTAGACGAACGGGCCGACCCAGTGGCCGTCCTCGTGGCCGTCCGGAATCTCGTCGTCGTCCAGTTCGTCCCGGTCGACGAGTACGTCGACGTCCTCGTTGCGGGCGAGTTCGTTGTACTCGAGGACCTTCTCCTTGTGCTCGCCCTCGACGAGCGGTCCCATGAAGGTATCCTCCTCGAGCGGGTCGCCGACGGCGATGTTCTCGGCGACGTCGACGAACCGTGCTTTGAACTCGTCGTAGATATCCTCGTGGACGATCAGGCGCTCGCTCGAGACGCAGCGCTGGCCGGTCGTCTTGAAGCTCGACATGACCGCCGAGTGGACGGCCGTATCGAGGTCGGCCTCGTCGGTAATGACGACGGCGTTCTTCCCGCCCATCTCGCAGGCTGCGAGCTTGCCGGGCTGCTCGGCGACGGAGCGGGCGACCTGCTGGCCGACCTCGGCCGATCCCGTAAACAGGACGGTGTCGACGCGCTCGTCCTCGACGATGGCCTCGCCGGCGTCGCCGAAGCCCTGCACCATGTTGAAGACGCCGTCGGGAATGCCGGCGTCCTCGAACATCTCGGCGACGATCTGGGCGCACCACGGCGTCTGCTCGGCGGGCTTCCAGACGACGGTGTTGCCCTCGACCAGCGAGACGGCCATATGCCAGAACGGGATGGCGACCGGGAAGTTCCACGGCGTGATACAGCCGATCACGCCGCGGGGCTTGCGGCGCATGTACGCGTCCTTGCTCGCGATCTCGGACGGGACGACGTCCCCGTGGGGGTGGCGAGCGTTGCCGGCGGCCCACTCGACCATGTGAGCGGCCTCGACGACGTCGGCCTTCCCCTCGGAAATCTCCTTGCCGCACTCCTTGGTGACGATCTCGCCGAGTTCGTCCGTCCGCTCGCGCAGCTCGTGGTAGATGTCCCAGAGGTACTCCGCGCGGTCGATGTGCGAGAGTGCGCGCCACTCCTTTTGCGCTTCGTCCGCGGCCTCGAGGGCCGCATCGACGTCGGCTTCGGTCCCGCGGTGGAACGTGCGGAGCGTCTCGCCGGTCGCCGGATTCTTGCTCTCGAACGTCTCGTCGCCCGCGCCAGTCGTCCACTCGCCGTCGATGTAGTGTCGGTCGGGCTGGGCCGTGGTCTGCTGACTCATACGATATCGATGCCGGATCACCCCCGAATAAGCAGGGCCTCCCATGGTCGGGTTCGGTTCCGACGGTTGACGGCTCGAAGACGGAAATCGGACAGATGGCGGATGGTACCGGGAGTCAATATGTTTATAGCGGTGACGACGAAACGTACGATACGGACAAACACATGAGTAGTACGAGTTCGACGACGACAGCGGCGGGAGCGACGGACGGGACTCGGCTGACGCTCGAGATCTGGCATCCGGACTGCTGGGGGATTCAGGCGACGGAAGCCGTCGACGCCGGCCTGCTCATCCACACCGTCCACCGGACCGTCGACGAGACCGTCAAGGGACACTTCACCGTGTACGCCGACACGACGGCCCAACTCGACGAGTTCGTCGCCTTCGCCGACGAGTCGCCCCTGACGCGCTCGGCGGTCGAACTCGGTGGGCGACCGGCCAGTACGGCGCCGAATCCGGGTAATGCGACTCGCGAGTTGTTCGTCGAGTACGAGCCCGAACACAGTATCAGCGACACGCTCGTTTCCCACGGCTTCATCCACGACGCGTCGGTCCGCGTCGAAGGCGGCGTCGAACACTGGCCGGTCTTCGTCGCCGACGATCGCTCGCAGGTTCGGGACCGCCTCGAGACGATCCGCGCCGAGACCGACGCCGAGATCACGGTCAGCAAGATCGGCTCGGCCGACGGGGGCGGGGGATCGACGGACTCGGGGCCGGTCGATCGCCTCGACCGTCTCACGCCGCGCCAACGAGACGCGTTCGAACTCGCCTGCGAACGGAACTACTACGCCTGGCCCCGCGAGATCAACACGCGCGAACTCGCCGACGAACTCGGCGTCTCGAAGACGACGCTGCTCGAGCACCTCCGAAAGGCGGAGGCGAAACTTCTCAATCCCGACGCCGCGTGACGCTCGCCCACTTATATTCGCTAGTTTAGAGGGCGAATCTTTTGGTCGGGTATCGATTTAGGAGGGATCCCTCCCAGTTGTTCGATATGATTCCCCCGATCGCCAGCCGATTCGTCGCCGGTACGACCGCGTCCGGCGCGCTCGATCACGTCGCCGACTGCAACGACGATGGCCTCGGCGGTATCGTGAACCTGCTGGGCGAACACTACCACGAG
This window harbors:
- a CDS encoding IclR family transcriptional regulator; translation: MNEPDQGNSDRRIQSLERGFEVLEYLYREGETTVSELAAALDLSTSTAHIYLKTLSDLGYVKKAASKYSLSHRFLRFGTKTRKQADIYQAALSEVDKLADETNEVSALGVPERGKRVLLYKSESSEAVYDNPPAGEYTYMHWTALGKAILGHLPRDRVEEIIDQHGLPARTQQTITEESELFDELATINETGYAVEDEERWNGIRSVAVPILDNETVVGSISVSGPKNRFDRDRIESELVTDLMQSKNVIEVRLAHE
- a CDS encoding IclR family transcriptional regulator → MTDSRPRPVKTTKTSFAIVRAIRDTDGATLSELADRLDLAKSTIHNHLHTLVDEGFLVREGDAYHVGLEFLPFGEHARHRNPLYAPARRRVYSLAEQTGNEADFIVEENGRAYSLEYALSESTRGVSESSPFRAGNRFHMHNCASGKAMLAAMSEDHVRSILDRWGLPATTEQTITSESTLFEELETIRRRGYAVNDEELIEGYRSIGAAVTGPDGDVLGAFTVGGPTYRMAVDDDSTAATGRLLLDEVDALKDDVF
- a CDS encoding aldehyde dehydrogenase family protein — protein: MSQQTTAQPDRHYIDGEWTTGAGDETFESKNPATGETLRTFHRGTEADVDAALEAADEAQKEWRALSHIDRAEYLWDIYHELRERTDELGEIVTKECGKEISEGKADVVEAAHMVEWAAGNARHPHGDVVPSEIASKDAYMRRKPRGVIGCITPWNFPVAIPFWHMAVSLVEGNTVVWKPAEQTPWCAQIVAEMFEDAGIPDGVFNMVQGFGDAGEAIVEDERVDTVLFTGSAEVGQQVARSVAEQPGKLAACEMGGKNAVVITDEADLDTAVHSAVMSSFKTTGQRCVSSERLIVHEDIYDEFKARFVDVAENIAVGDPLEEDTFMGPLVEGEHKEKVLEYNELARNEDVDVLVDRDELDDDEIPDGHEDGHWVGPFVYEADHEADLRCTQEEVFGPHVALMEYSGDIEDAVEIHNDTEYGLAGAIISENYREINYYRDNAEVGLAYGNLPCIGAEVHLPFGGVGKSGNGYPSGREVIEAVTERTAWTLNNSKEIEMAQGLSADVTTKDD
- a CDS encoding helix-turn-helix domain-containing protein gives rise to the protein MSSTSSTTTAAGATDGTRLTLEIWHPDCWGIQATEAVDAGLLIHTVHRTVDETVKGHFTVYADTTAQLDEFVAFADESPLTRSAVELGGRPASTAPNPGNATRELFVEYEPEHSISDTLVSHGFIHDASVRVEGGVEHWPVFVADDRSQVRDRLETIRAETDAEITVSKIGSADGGGGSTDSGPVDRLDRLTPRQRDAFELACERNYYAWPREINTRELADELGVSKTTLLEHLRKAEAKLLNPDAA